From the genome of Streptomyces sp. NBC_00659, one region includes:
- a CDS encoding fibronectin type III domain-containing protein, with product MRRVPPTVPRAVVCGALLTLTSCGWGSPTSVEGERLPAATGVTAAAGSSTSVHVMWNLTTEDPRITRYEVYRGTTKVKEVPGSEHMVDITRLEPSTSYVFRVRARNADGVPGPLSRPARATTPAAVAADRTAPTRPGGPHGRTVGGRAVQLSWTRSSDARGVASYDIYQGTSKIHSVGGTQTAAVVTGLRPGTAYVFTVRARDAADNVSAPSSSVRITTTPGPADDRSTAPADFRATTHRRDGAYYIDLAWTAPEVDGVITEYRIQLDGHDVTSLVWGGSPPRGTCNHSFYVGREADVTHRVRLRAKLPDGTWGALSAERSVTTGR from the coding sequence GTGCGACGCGTTCCCCCCACCGTCCCGCGCGCCGTGGTGTGCGGAGCGCTGCTCACGCTCACCTCCTGCGGATGGGGCTCCCCGACGTCCGTCGAGGGCGAACGGCTGCCCGCGGCGACGGGCGTGACCGCCGCCGCGGGCAGCTCGACCAGCGTGCACGTCATGTGGAACCTGACCACCGAGGACCCGAGGATCACCCGCTACGAGGTGTATCGCGGCACCACCAAGGTCAAGGAAGTACCCGGTTCGGAGCACATGGTGGACATCACCCGGCTCGAACCGTCCACCTCGTACGTCTTCAGGGTCCGGGCCCGCAACGCGGACGGGGTCCCGGGGCCGCTCAGCCGACCCGCGCGGGCCACCACCCCGGCGGCGGTCGCGGCCGACCGCACCGCGCCCACCCGCCCCGGCGGCCCGCACGGGAGGACCGTGGGCGGCCGGGCGGTCCAGCTGTCCTGGACCAGGTCCTCCGACGCGCGGGGCGTGGCCTCGTACGACATCTACCAGGGCACGTCGAAGATCCACAGTGTGGGCGGCACACAGACGGCTGCTGTCGTCACCGGGCTGCGGCCGGGCACGGCCTACGTCTTCACCGTGCGGGCCCGCGACGCCGCGGACAACGTCTCGGCGCCGAGTAGCTCCGTCCGGATCACCACCACGCCGGGGCCCGCCGACGACCGGAGCACGGCACCGGCCGATTTCCGGGCGACGACCCACCGGCGCGACGGGGCGTACTACATCGACCTGGCGTGGACGGCGCCCGAGGTCGACGGGGTGATCACGGAGTACCGGATCCAGCTCGACGGGCATGACGTGACCTCGCTCGTCTGGGGCGGCAGCCCGCCCCGCGGCACCTGCAACCACAGCTTCTACGTCGGCCGGGAGGCGGACGTGACGCACCGGGTACGGCTCCGGGCGAAGCTGCCCGACGGCACGTGGGGCGCGCTGTCCGCGGAGCGCTCCGTGACGACGGGCCGCTGA
- a CDS encoding putative protein N(5)-glutamine methyltransferase gives MPPLSPDVPDAADPMVAALRSAGCVFAEDEAELIRSAARTPDEASAMVDRRVAGLPLEHVLGWAEFHGLRIGLDPGVFVPRRRTEFLVEQAVALAHGASVVVDLCCGSGAVGAALAASLGGPELHAADIDPAAVRCARRNVAPFAGRVHEGDLFAALPATLRGRVDVLAANVPYVPTDEVGLLPSEARDHEPLVALDGGADGLDLARRVAAEAPRWLARGGCVLVETSERQAPTAVEAFARAGLIARLAVSEERYANVVIGVKP, from the coding sequence ATGCCTCCTCTCTCTCCTGACGTTCCCGACGCGGCAGACCCCATGGTTGCCGCGCTCCGCTCCGCCGGCTGTGTCTTCGCCGAGGACGAGGCGGAGCTGATCCGCTCCGCCGCCCGCACCCCGGACGAGGCCTCCGCGATGGTGGACCGCCGCGTCGCGGGACTGCCCCTCGAACACGTCCTCGGCTGGGCCGAGTTCCACGGTCTGCGCATCGGCCTCGACCCCGGTGTCTTCGTGCCGCGCCGCCGTACCGAGTTCCTCGTCGAGCAGGCGGTCGCGCTCGCGCACGGCGCGTCCGTCGTGGTGGACCTGTGCTGCGGCTCGGGCGCGGTGGGCGCCGCGCTGGCGGCGTCCCTCGGCGGTCCCGAGCTGCACGCCGCCGACATCGACCCGGCGGCGGTGCGCTGCGCCCGCCGCAATGTCGCGCCGTTCGCGGGCCGGGTCCACGAGGGGGACCTCTTCGCGGCACTGCCCGCCACGCTGCGCGGCCGGGTCGACGTCCTGGCCGCCAACGTGCCGTACGTCCCGACCGACGAGGTCGGCCTGCTGCCCTCGGAGGCCCGGGACCACGAACCCCTGGTCGCCCTCGACGGCGGCGCCGACGGACTCGACCTCGCGCGCCGCGTCGCCGCCGAGGCGCCGCGCTGGCTGGCCCGCGGCGGCTGCGTCCTCGTCGAGACGAGCGAGCGCCAGGCGCCCACGGCCGTCGAGGCCTTCGCCCGCGCCGGGCTGATCGCGCGCCTGGCCGTCTCGGAGGAGAGGTACGCCAACGTGGTGATCGGCGTGAAGCCCTGA
- a CDS encoding TetR/AcrR family transcriptional regulator, whose amino-acid sequence MPDGAIDEHPGQGRGRTGRPPLTDERKAEIRLEIARAAVELFVDQGVTATTGDQIAQAVGLSTRTLWRYFPGKEACVSPLFAAGIDAIAAALRAWPEGTPLEDALEQASTNGEVLMARPEPPGVRTLLRLTRTEPGLRAVWLQAHDEAEPVFARALADRAGMGAVDLRSEIQAAMLNAALRAAVEHYAWRTDDVEPDPATARAELAGTIRSALVAAANGIT is encoded by the coding sequence GTGCCGGACGGCGCGATCGACGAACACCCCGGCCAGGGCCGCGGCCGTACCGGGCGGCCGCCGCTCACCGACGAACGCAAGGCCGAGATCCGGCTGGAGATCGCCCGCGCCGCGGTGGAACTGTTCGTGGACCAAGGGGTGACCGCCACCACCGGGGACCAGATCGCCCAGGCCGTCGGCCTGTCCACGCGGACCCTGTGGCGCTACTTCCCGGGCAAGGAGGCGTGCGTGAGCCCGCTGTTCGCGGCCGGGATCGACGCGATCGCCGCGGCGCTGCGGGCCTGGCCCGAGGGCACCCCCCTGGAGGACGCGCTGGAGCAGGCGTCCACGAACGGCGAGGTGCTGATGGCGAGGCCGGAGCCGCCGGGGGTCCGTACGCTGCTGAGGCTCACGCGTACCGAGCCGGGGCTGCGTGCCGTCTGGCTTCAGGCCCATGACGAGGCCGAGCCGGTGTTCGCCCGCGCGCTCGCCGACCGGGCCGGGATGGGCGCCGTCGACCTGCGTTCGGAGATCCAGGCCGCCATGCTCAACGCGGCGCTGCGCGCGGCGGTCGAGCACTATGCCTGGCGCACCGACGACGTGGAGCCCGATCCCGCGACGGCCCGGGCGGAACTGGCCGGGACCATCCGCTCGGCCCTGGTGGCCGCGGCGAACGGAATCACCTGA
- a CDS encoding glycoside hydrolase family 75 protein, with protein sequence MRVQSLTLAAAAAAALLASVPAVLSTTPTTGRPGSPVAPAREGSVRAADLLAKLGGCTPVSHGRYRSDDGTRAAIPVCGVPGAVFWTADMDIDCDGRPGPLCNSNTDPLFSGSTAFQQPDGRYLSAETLPYVVVPAPSDIWNYRDHGIGPGSVAVVIYRDRVQYAVVGDTGPQDIIGEASYATAAGLGIRADPRGGGTPAGVTYLVFKDARVLPIQDHAAAVEAGERLARKLLGGG encoded by the coding sequence GTGCGTGTCCAGTCGCTGACGCTGGCCGCGGCCGCGGCAGCCGCCCTGCTCGCCTCGGTCCCGGCGGTGCTGTCCACGACCCCCACCACGGGCCGCCCGGGAAGCCCCGTCGCACCCGCACGGGAGGGCTCCGTCCGAGCCGCCGACCTGCTGGCGAAACTCGGCGGCTGCACCCCCGTCTCGCACGGGCGATACCGCAGCGACGACGGCACCCGGGCCGCCATCCCGGTCTGCGGTGTCCCGGGCGCGGTCTTCTGGACGGCCGACATGGACATCGACTGCGACGGCAGACCGGGCCCCCTGTGCAACAGCAACACCGACCCGCTCTTCTCCGGGTCCACGGCCTTCCAGCAGCCCGACGGCCGATACCTGAGCGCAGAGACCCTGCCCTACGTCGTCGTCCCGGCGCCGAGTGACATCTGGAACTACCGGGACCACGGCATCGGGCCCGGCTCGGTGGCGGTCGTGATCTACCGGGACCGCGTCCAGTACGCCGTCGTCGGTGACACCGGCCCGCAGGACATCATCGGCGAGGCCTCGTACGCGACGGCCGCGGGGCTCGGAATCCGCGCCGATCCCCGTGGCGGCGGTACTCCTGCCGGGGTCACCTACCTCGTGTTCAAGGACGCCCGGGTGTTACCCATCCAGGATCATGCCGCGGCGGTGGAGGCGGGGGAGCGGCTGGCCCGGAAACTCCTGGGCGGGGGCTGA
- the dhaK gene encoding dihydroxyacetone kinase subunit DhaK, producing MKMLINVAETVVADALRGMAAAHPELTVDVDNRVIVRRDAPVAGRVGLVSGGGSGHEPLHGGFVGPGMLSAACPGEVFTSPVPDQMVRAAAAVDSGAGVLFIVKNYTGDVLNFDMAAELAEDEGIRIAKVLVNDDVAVTDSLYTAGRRGTGATLFVEKIAGAAAEEGAPLEAVEALARKVNERSRSFGVALSACTTPAKGSPTFDLPAGELELGVGIHGEPGRERRAMMTSREIADFSVHAILDDLAPRNPVLLLVNGMGATPLLELYGFNAEVQRVLAERGIPVARTLVGNYVTSLDMAGASVTLCEVDEDLLRLWDAPVKTPGLRWGV from the coding sequence ATGAAGATGCTCATCAACGTGGCGGAGACGGTGGTGGCGGACGCGCTGCGGGGCATGGCGGCGGCCCATCCGGAGCTGACGGTGGACGTCGACAACCGCGTGATCGTACGCAGGGACGCACCGGTCGCGGGAAGGGTGGGCCTCGTCTCCGGCGGCGGGTCCGGGCACGAGCCGCTGCACGGCGGATTCGTGGGCCCCGGCATGCTGTCGGCGGCATGCCCCGGTGAGGTGTTCACGTCCCCGGTTCCTGATCAGATGGTGCGGGCCGCGGCGGCCGTGGACAGCGGCGCGGGCGTGCTGTTCATCGTGAAGAACTACACCGGCGACGTCCTCAACTTCGACATGGCGGCGGAGCTGGCCGAGGACGAGGGCATCCGGATCGCCAAGGTCCTGGTCAACGACGACGTGGCCGTCACCGACAGCCTGTACACGGCCGGCCGGCGCGGAACGGGCGCGACGCTGTTCGTGGAGAAGATCGCGGGCGCCGCCGCCGAGGAGGGCGCGCCCCTGGAGGCGGTCGAGGCACTGGCGCGGAAGGTCAACGAGCGCTCCCGCAGTTTCGGCGTCGCGCTCAGCGCCTGTACCACTCCGGCCAAGGGCAGCCCGACGTTCGATCTGCCGGCCGGGGAGCTCGAACTCGGTGTCGGCATCCACGGCGAGCCGGGCCGGGAGCGGCGCGCGATGATGACCTCGCGCGAGATCGCCGACTTCTCGGTGCACGCCATCCTGGACGACCTCGCGCCGCGCAATCCGGTGCTGCTCCTCGTCAACGGCATGGGCGCCACCCCGCTGCTGGAGCTGTACGGCTTCAACGCGGAGGTGCAACGGGTGCTGGCCGAGCGCGGCATCCCCGTGGCACGCACGCTGGTCGGCAACTACGTCACCTCCCTCGACATGGCGGGTGCCTCGGTGACCCTGTGCGAGGTGGACGAGGACCTGCTGCGCCTGTGGGACGCGCCGGTGAAGACACCGGGGCTGCGCTGGGGCGTGTGA
- the dhaL gene encoding dihydroxyacetone kinase subunit DhaL: protein MLDAEFFRRWMTVTAASVDREAERLTDLDSPIGDADHGSNLQRGFAAVTATLEKEAPDTPGAVLTLAGRQLISTVGGASGPLYGTLLRRTGKALGDAAEVTDGQFTDALRTGVDAVMALGGAAPGDKTMIDALVPAVDALAESFAAAKSAAEEGALATTPLQARKGRASYLGERSIGHQDPGATSSALLIAALVEAAGE, encoded by the coding sequence GTGCTCGACGCCGAATTCTTCCGCCGCTGGATGACCGTGACCGCCGCATCGGTGGACCGCGAGGCGGAGCGGCTCACCGACCTGGACTCGCCCATCGGCGACGCCGACCACGGCAGCAATCTGCAGCGCGGATTCGCCGCCGTGACCGCCACGCTGGAGAAGGAGGCTCCGGACACCCCCGGGGCCGTACTCACGCTCGCCGGGAGGCAGTTGATCTCGACGGTCGGTGGCGCGTCCGGGCCGCTGTACGGAACGCTGCTGCGCCGGACCGGCAAGGCGCTCGGGGACGCCGCCGAGGTCACCGACGGACAGTTCACGGACGCGCTGCGCACGGGCGTCGACGCGGTCATGGCACTGGGCGGGGCCGCGCCCGGCGACAAGACCATGATCGACGCGCTGGTACCCGCGGTCGACGCGCTCGCCGAGTCGTTCGCCGCGGCGAAGTCCGCCGCCGAGGAGGGTGCCCTGGCGACGACACCCCTACAGGCCCGCAAGGGCCGGGCGAGTTATCTGGGCGAGCGGAGCATCGGGCATCAGGACCCGGGCGCCACGTCCTCGGCCCTGCTGATCGCGGCACTGGTGGAGGCGGCGGGTGAGTGA
- a CDS encoding PadR family transcriptional regulator produces MSLPHAILTALLEKPSSGLELTRRFDKSIGYFWSATHQQIYRELGKLEAEGYIKALPPEQHARGQKKSYEVLPAGRAELARWTAASQDPKPLRDTMLLRLRAAAVVGAAGVEGVEADLRRHLALHRSQLAEYEQIQDRDFPPEKSTPEDRLRHLVLRAGIDLETFWTQWLTHALAEFESMRASD; encoded by the coding sequence ATGTCACTCCCGCACGCGATCCTCACCGCCCTGCTCGAGAAGCCCTCGTCCGGCCTCGAACTGACCCGGCGGTTCGACAAGTCGATCGGCTACTTCTGGTCGGCGACGCATCAGCAGATCTATCGCGAGCTGGGAAAACTGGAGGCCGAGGGATACATCAAGGCGCTTCCCCCCGAGCAGCACGCCCGGGGTCAGAAGAAGAGTTACGAGGTCCTGCCCGCGGGCCGCGCCGAACTCGCCCGTTGGACCGCCGCCTCGCAGGACCCGAAGCCGCTGCGCGACACGATGCTGCTGCGCCTGCGCGCCGCGGCCGTCGTCGGCGCCGCGGGCGTCGAGGGCGTCGAGGCCGATCTGCGCCGCCATCTCGCACTGCACCGAAGCCAGTTGGCCGAGTACGAGCAGATCCAGGACCGGGACTTCCCGCCGGAGAAGAGCACGCCCGAGGACCGGCTGCGCCATCTCGTCCTGAGGGCCGGTATCGACCTGGAGACCTTCTGGACCCAGTGGCTGACCCACGCCCTGGCCGAGTTCGAGAGCATGCGGGCGAGCGACTGA
- a CDS encoding alpha/beta fold hydrolase has product MSSTPRTFDAWDIKESGPADAGTRVLLLPGGMCSTAFYDDLMAAPPLASAPVRLVAATLPGHAGTTPPHDLSMENYAALAGALAAERACDVVVGHSIGANVALEMAAGGHFTGPVVLLSPTFSASDEDKALAIANSLGRVPGIGALTWSGLVKLTPRVMVSQLPRARREALTAEFEKNDPAFCRQVIRHYFDYLDRYPDLVSRLRESGVPAWVVRGDRDDVGLAEDERAGLEAAPGVTLVSVPDAGHLVMVEQPDTVAELVARVALG; this is encoded by the coding sequence ATGAGCAGCACCCCCCGGACGTTCGACGCGTGGGACATCAAGGAGTCGGGGCCCGCGGACGCGGGCACCCGGGTGCTGCTGCTGCCCGGCGGGATGTGCAGCACCGCGTTCTACGACGATCTGATGGCCGCGCCGCCGCTCGCCTCCGCGCCGGTGCGGCTGGTGGCCGCGACCCTGCCGGGGCACGCGGGCACCACGCCGCCGCACGATCTCTCCATGGAGAACTACGCGGCGCTGGCGGGCGCCCTGGCCGCGGAGCGGGCCTGCGACGTCGTGGTCGGCCACAGCATCGGCGCCAACGTCGCCCTGGAGATGGCGGCCGGCGGGCACTTCACCGGTCCCGTCGTCCTGCTCTCGCCCACGTTCTCGGCATCCGACGAGGACAAGGCGCTCGCGATCGCCAACAGCCTCGGGCGGGTGCCCGGCATCGGGGCGCTGACCTGGTCCGGTCTGGTCAAACTGACGCCCCGCGTCATGGTGAGCCAACTGCCCCGGGCCCGGCGTGAGGCGCTGACCGCCGAGTTCGAGAAGAACGACCCGGCGTTCTGCCGCCAGGTGATCCGGCACTATTTCGACTATCTGGACCGGTACCCGGATCTGGTCTCGCGGCTCCGCGAGTCGGGTGTGCCCGCCTGGGTCGTGCGCGGCGACCGCGACGACGTCGGTCTGGCGGAGGACGAGCGCGCCGGACTGGAAGCAGCCCCGGGCGTGACCCTGGTCTCGGTCCCCGACGCGGGCCACCTGGTGATGGTCGAGCAGCCGGACACGGTCGCCGAACTCGTGGCCCGGGTCGCCCTCGGCTGA
- a CDS encoding MarR family winged helix-turn-helix transcriptional regulator, which translates to MTVFARRARASAGRMHPELSLVSYTLLGHLEEVGGCRATDLAAHYALDKSTVSRQVAALERAGLIGRRTDPEDHRVQVLYPTAAGTEILAQVTRSRRTAFRERLAGWPEEDLARFASYLLRYNAAAPVLVTGKPESGPRSD; encoded by the coding sequence ATGACCGTGTTCGCCCGGAGGGCTCGCGCCTCGGCGGGGCGCATGCATCCGGAGCTGTCCCTGGTCTCGTACACCCTCCTCGGCCACTTGGAGGAGGTCGGCGGCTGCCGGGCCACGGACCTCGCCGCGCACTACGCGCTGGACAAGTCGACGGTGAGCCGTCAGGTGGCGGCGCTGGAGCGGGCCGGGCTGATCGGGCGGCGCACGGACCCGGAGGATCACCGCGTCCAGGTGCTGTATCCGACCGCAGCGGGCACGGAGATCCTCGCCCAGGTGACGCGCAGCCGCCGGACGGCGTTCCGCGAGCGGCTCGCGGGCTGGCCCGAAGAGGACCTCGCCCGCTTCGCGTCGTATCTGCTGCGCTACAACGCCGCGGCCCCCGTCCTCGTCACGGGGAAGCCGGAATCAGGGCCGCGGAGCGACTGA
- a CDS encoding PTS fructose transporter subunit IIA, which translates to MSDTEGRRVGIVLVSHSAAVAASVAELAKGLAGGGALAPVAPAGGTLDGGLGTSADVIAAAAASVDRGAGVAVLTDLGSAVLTVKALLAEGDELPDGTRLVDAPFVEGAVAAVVTASAGADLAAVEAAAAEAYTYRKV; encoded by the coding sequence GTGAGTGACACCGAGGGACGGCGCGTCGGCATAGTGCTGGTCTCGCACAGCGCCGCCGTCGCCGCGTCCGTGGCCGAGCTGGCGAAGGGCCTGGCCGGCGGCGGGGCGCTCGCTCCGGTCGCGCCGGCGGGGGGCACCCTGGACGGGGGGCTCGGTACCAGCGCGGACGTCATCGCCGCCGCCGCGGCCTCCGTGGACCGCGGTGCCGGGGTCGCCGTGCTCACCGACCTGGGCAGCGCCGTGCTCACCGTCAAGGCGTTGCTCGCCGAGGGCGACGAACTGCCGGACGGCACACGGCTGGTGGACGCCCCCTTCGTCGAGGGGGCGGTGGCCGCCGTCGTCACGGCCTCGGCGGGCGCCGACCTCGCGGCGGTGGAGGCCGCGGCGGCGGAGGCGTACACCTACCGGAAGGTGTGA
- a CDS encoding NADPH-dependent 2,4-dienoyl-CoA reductase has protein sequence MSRYPHLLNPLDLGFTTLPNRVLMGSMHVGLEEAERGFERMAEFYAARARGGVGLIVTGGIAPNDAGRPYEGGAKLTTEAEAEQHAEITAAVHREGGKIAMQILHFGRYAYHQDLVAPSALQAPISPFVPHELSDAEIEQTIDDYARAARLARQAGYDGVEIMGSEGYLINEFIALQANRRDDRWGGSYENRMRFPVEIVRRVREAVGDDFIVIYRLSMLDLVPGGSSLDEVITLARAVEAAGATIINTGIGWHEARIPTIATSVPRGAYAWVTKKVMGSVSIPLVTTNRINTPEIAEQLLADGHADMVSLARPMLADPDFVAKAEAGRPEAINTCIGCNQACLDHTFSGKITSCLVNPRACHETELVLAPTRLRKTVAVVGAGPAGLACAVSAAERGHDVTLFDAADDIGGQLNVARKVPGKQEFDETIRYFRTQLELHGVEVRLNTPATVENLATYDEVVVAAGVSPRTPEIPGVDHPSVVGYLDVLRDGAPVGDRVAILGAGGIGFDVAEFLTDSGDKASEDPATYFRGWGVDMDYRTPGGLAAPERPAPPRTVHLLQRKASKVGAGLGKTTGWIHRTELKHRGVTMVPGVQYDRIDDAGLHVTVDGHSQVLEVDTIVLCTGQEPRRDLYEALRATGRGVHLIGGADVAAELDAKRAIKQGTELAAAL, from the coding sequence ATGAGCCGTTACCCGCATCTGCTGAACCCGCTCGACCTGGGCTTCACCACCCTGCCCAACCGCGTGCTCATGGGCTCCATGCACGTGGGCCTGGAGGAGGCCGAGCGCGGCTTCGAGCGCATGGCGGAGTTCTACGCCGCCCGCGCGCGAGGCGGCGTGGGCCTGATCGTCACCGGTGGCATCGCGCCCAACGACGCCGGACGGCCCTACGAGGGCGGCGCCAAGCTGACCACCGAGGCCGAGGCCGAGCAGCACGCCGAGATCACCGCCGCGGTGCACCGCGAGGGCGGGAAGATCGCGATGCAGATCCTGCACTTCGGCCGGTACGCCTACCACCAGGACCTGGTGGCCCCCAGCGCGCTCCAGGCCCCGATCAGCCCCTTCGTGCCGCACGAGCTCAGCGACGCCGAGATCGAGCAGACCATCGACGACTACGCCCGCGCCGCCCGGCTCGCCCGGCAGGCCGGCTACGACGGCGTCGAGATCATGGGCTCCGAGGGCTACCTGATCAACGAGTTCATCGCCCTCCAGGCCAACCGGCGCGACGACCGCTGGGGCGGCTCGTACGAGAACCGGATGCGCTTCCCCGTCGAGATCGTCCGCCGCGTACGCGAGGCCGTGGGTGACGACTTCATCGTCATCTACCGTCTGTCGATGCTCGACCTGGTGCCCGGCGGCTCCTCGCTCGACGAGGTCATCACGCTCGCGCGGGCCGTCGAGGCCGCCGGAGCGACGATCATCAACACCGGTATCGGCTGGCACGAGGCCCGTATCCCCACCATCGCGACCTCGGTGCCGCGCGGCGCGTACGCCTGGGTGACCAAGAAGGTCATGGGCTCCGTCTCGATCCCGCTGGTGACCACCAACCGCATCAACACCCCCGAGATCGCCGAGCAGTTGCTCGCCGACGGCCACGCCGACATGGTCTCGCTGGCCCGGCCGATGCTCGCCGACCCCGACTTCGTCGCCAAGGCCGAGGCCGGACGCCCGGAAGCCATCAACACCTGCATCGGGTGCAACCAGGCCTGCCTCGACCACACCTTCAGTGGCAAGATCACCTCCTGTCTGGTCAACCCGCGCGCCTGCCACGAGACGGAGCTCGTCCTCGCGCCGACCCGGCTGCGCAAGACCGTCGCCGTCGTGGGCGCCGGGCCCGCCGGCCTCGCCTGCGCCGTCAGCGCCGCCGAACGCGGCCACGACGTCACGCTGTTCGACGCCGCGGACGACATCGGCGGGCAGCTCAACGTGGCCCGCAAGGTGCCCGGCAAGCAGGAGTTCGACGAGACCATCCGCTACTTCCGGACCCAGCTCGAACTCCACGGCGTGGAGGTCCGGTTGAACACGCCGGCCACCGTGGAGAACCTGGCGACGTACGACGAGGTCGTCGTCGCCGCCGGCGTCAGCCCGCGCACCCCGGAGATCCCGGGCGTCGACCACCCGAGCGTCGTCGGCTACCTCGACGTCCTGCGCGACGGAGCGCCCGTCGGCGACCGCGTGGCCATCCTCGGCGCCGGCGGCATCGGCTTCGACGTCGCCGAGTTCCTCACCGACAGTGGCGACAAGGCGAGCGAGGACCCGGCGACGTACTTCCGCGGCTGGGGTGTCGACATGGACTACCGGACCCCCGGCGGTCTCGCCGCCCCCGAACGGCCCGCCCCGCCGCGCACCGTGCACCTCCTCCAGCGCAAGGCCTCCAAGGTCGGCGCCGGACTCGGCAAGACGACCGGCTGGATCCACCGCACGGAACTCAAGCACCGGGGCGTCACCATGGTTCCGGGCGTCCAGTACGACCGGATCGACGACGCCGGACTGCACGTCACCGTCGACGGGCACAGCCAGGTCCTGGAGGTCGACACGATCGTGCTGTGCACCGGACAGGAGCCGCGCCGCGACCTGTACGAGGCGCTGCGCGCCACGGGCCGCGGTGTCCACCTCATCGGCGGCGCCGACGTGGCCGCCGAACTCGACGCCAAGCGGGCCATCAAGCAGGGCACGGAGCTGGCGGCGGCGCTCTAG
- a CDS encoding spore-associated protein has translation MRFNRSALMAGAFAALMVGATTAMAAPASAAANTTPQKVCGSAYKTVNSAPVGSLGTVYLTYNSSNGKNCVTTIRNSPGTAVEMAAWVYVSDTGLGDDDYGLYTSYAGPTYVYGKGHCVDWGGQIKNVYTQVSGSNCGAFKEQRVTFTR, from the coding sequence ATGCGATTCAACCGTTCCGCCCTGATGGCCGGTGCCTTCGCCGCCCTGATGGTGGGGGCCACCACGGCCATGGCGGCGCCCGCCTCGGCCGCGGCCAACACCACGCCGCAGAAGGTCTGCGGCAGCGCCTACAAGACGGTGAACTCGGCGCCCGTCGGCTCTCTGGGCACCGTGTACCTGACGTACAACTCCTCGAACGGCAAGAACTGCGTCACCACCATCCGCAACAGCCCGGGTACCGCCGTGGAAATGGCCGCATGGGTCTACGTCTCCGACACCGGCCTGGGCGACGACGACTACGGGCTGTACACGTCGTACGCGGGACCGACGTACGTGTACGGCAAGGGCCACTGCGTCGACTGGGGTGGCCAGATCAAGAACGTGTACACCCAGGTGTCCGGCTCCAACTGCGGCGCCTTCAAGGAGCAGCGCGTCACGTTCACCCGCTGA
- a CDS encoding SDR family NAD(P)-dependent oxidoreductase, with protein sequence MSTTGADGRSVIVTGAGSGIGRATALAFAAQGARVVVADLNAEGAASVAGEIEAADGSAVAVTGDLSEQEVVDRVTATAVERFGGVDVLVNNAGIMDRMSAVAEVSDAEWERVIRVNLTAPFLLTRAVLPHMLAAGKGVVVNTASEAGLRGSAAGAAYTASKHGIVGLTKSLAVMYRGKGIRANAIAPGGTSTGITVDIEAGAHGPAVLGAYMGNVGRLAEAEEQAAAIVFLASDAASNVNGVILPVDNGWAAV encoded by the coding sequence ATGAGCACCACTGGAGCGGACGGCCGCAGCGTCATCGTCACCGGCGCCGGCTCGGGCATCGGCCGTGCCACCGCCCTCGCCTTCGCGGCCCAGGGCGCACGGGTGGTCGTGGCCGATCTCAACGCCGAGGGCGCCGCGTCGGTGGCCGGCGAGATAGAGGCGGCCGACGGCAGCGCCGTGGCCGTGACGGGCGACCTCAGCGAGCAGGAGGTCGTCGACCGGGTGACCGCGACCGCGGTGGAGCGGTTCGGCGGTGTGGACGTACTGGTGAACAACGCCGGGATCATGGACCGCATGTCGGCGGTGGCCGAGGTCAGCGACGCGGAGTGGGAGCGGGTCATCCGGGTCAACCTCACGGCCCCGTTCCTGCTGACCCGGGCGGTGCTGCCGCACATGCTCGCCGCGGGCAAGGGAGTCGTCGTGAACACCGCCTCGGAGGCAGGCCTGCGCGGCAGTGCCGCCGGGGCCGCGTACACCGCCTCGAAGCACGGCATCGTGGGGCTCACGAAGTCCCTCGCCGTGATGTACCGGGGCAAGGGCATCCGCGCCAACGCCATCGCCCCCGGCGGCACCAGCACCGGTATCACCGTGGACATCGAGGCGGGCGCGCACGGCCCGGCCGTCCTCGGCGCCTACATGGGCAACGTCGGCCGGCTCGCCGAGGCCGAGGAGCAGGCCGCGGCGATCGTGTTCCTCGCCTCGGACGCGGCCAGCAACGTCAACGGCGTGATCCTGCCCGTCGACAACGGCTGGGCCGCCGTCTGA